Proteins co-encoded in one Dama dama isolate Ldn47 chromosome 2, ASM3311817v1, whole genome shotgun sequence genomic window:
- the CD5 gene encoding T-cell surface glycoprotein CD5, which translates to MGSQHPPLAALYLLELLVTSCLGGLKVEDQGLSVRLSSSGSRCQGRLEVYQEREWRAVHSQSWGQRSPHQVNPKEFSKLCQELQCGDPFILSPLRHFTEKQLRNFVTCHGQLGSFSNCSRSKGSWVDSLALICLEPPRTTAPPTTSPPTTTPEPTAPPRFQLVAEPGGLRCAGLVEFYSGGLGGTIGIEPQDEIKDLGRLICAALQCGSFLKPLPATEAAWTPEPGDHRPLPIRWEIQNPRCASLEQCFRKVQPREDGQALGLICSDFQPKVQSRLVGGSDTCEGSVEVRQGQQWGTLCDSSWAKGTARWEEVCREQQCGNVSFYQGLDPSEKTLGGFYCPPGILSQCHQLLEKRSHCKRVFVTCQNSSRAGLGAGTVMSIILALVLLAVLLVVCGPLAYKKVVKKFRQKKQRQWIGPTGMNQNMSFHRNHTVTVRSQVENATASHVENEYSQPPRNSQISAYPALEGALHRISTQPDNSSDSDYDLHGAQRL; encoded by the exons GGCTCTCTGTGAGACTAAGCAGCTCTGGCTCACGGTGTCAGGGCCGTCTGGAGGTCTACCAAGAGAGAGAGTGGCGCGCGGTGCACAGCCAGAGCTGGGGCCAGCGTTCACCCCATCAGGTGAATCCCAAGGAGTTCTCGAAGCTGTGCCAGGAGCTGCAGTGCGGGGACCCTTTCATCCTCTCTCCCCTGCGTCACTTCACAGAGAAGCAATTACGGAACTTCGTGACCTGCCATGGACAGCTGGGGTCCTTCTCCAACTGCAGTCGCAGCAAGGGAAGCTGGGTGGACTCTCTGGCCCTGATCTGCTTAG AGCCACCGAGGACAACAGCTCCTCCCACGACCTCCCCACCCACAACCACTCCGGAGCCCACAG CACCTCCCAGGTTTCAGCTGGTGGCAGAGCCCGGGGGCCTGCGGTGTGCTGGCCTGGTGGAGTTCTACAGCGGTGGCCTGGGCGGCACCATTGGCATCGAGCCGCAGGATGAGATCAAGGATCTGGGGAGACTCATCTGTGCAGCCCTCCAGTGTGGCTCCTTCCTGAAGCCCCTGCCAGCGACCGAGGCAGCCTGGACACCAGAGCCAGGAGACCACAGGCCCTTGCCAATCCGCTGGGAGATCCAGAACCCGAGATGCGCCTCCCTGGAGCAGTGCTTCCGAAAAGTGCAGCCCCGGGAGGATGGCCAAGCTCTTGGCCTCATCTGTTCTG ATTTCCAGCCCAAGGTGCAGAGCCGCCTGGTAGGGGGCAGTGACACGTGCGAAGGCTCCGTGGAAGTGCGCCAGGGCCAGCAGTGGGGCACGCTCTGCGACAGTTCCTGGGCCAAGGGCACGGCACGGTGGGAGGAGGTGTGCCGGGAGCAGCAGTGCGGCAACGTCAGCTTCTACCAGGGGCTGGACCCCAGCGAGAAGACCTTGGGGGGCTTCTACTGTCCCCCAGGGATACTGTCCCAGTGCCACCAGCTTCTGGAGAAAAGGTCACACTGCAAGAGGGTGTTTGTCACAT GCCAGAACTCCAGCCGAGCGGGCCTGGGCGCCGGCACCGTGATGAGCATTATCCTGGCCCTCGTGCTTCTGGCGGTGCTTCTGGTCGTGTGTGGCCCCCTGGCCTACAAGAAGGTCGTGAAGAAAT TCCGCCAGAAGAAGCAGCGCCAGTGGATTGGCCCAACGGGAATGAACCAGAACA TGTCTTTCCATCGCAACCACACGGTGACTGTCCGGTCCCAGGTTGAGAATGCCACGGCCTCCCACGTGGAGAACGAATACAGTCAGCCTCCCAGGAACTCCCAGATCTCAGCTTATCCAG CTCTGGAAGGGGCCCTGCACCGCATCTCCACCCAGCCTGATAACTCCTCCGACAGTGACTATGATCTACACGGGGCTCAGAGGCTGTAA